In one window of Nothobranchius furzeri strain GRZ-AD chromosome 11, NfurGRZ-RIMD1, whole genome shotgun sequence DNA:
- the zgc:110269 gene encoding probable flap endonuclease 1 homolog isoform X1 — MGILKLADLIRSEAPAAVSFRDISDYAGKVIALDTSVVVNQFRAATPTLSPLTGLFFRTLTFLEHGIKPVFVLDGRPPVEKSAVLKRRAEAAGWSNFNPTGTGTRTASTQTRDCVELLKYLGVPVIQAPGDAEAMCARLVANGVVDAVASEDMDTLPFGAKVLIRQLNAKRNSAVVEYSLAKLLEELHISQKELVDLCILLGCDYCDKLRGLGPKRALTLIQTHRTIENVVLNINREMNMCPQTHPVPESWKYQEARNVFLEAPQTQVPELTWMEPDEEALVKILCHLKHHREGRIRHRMKMFRESRESRREKREQQNAAGCHRQTRLGEFFMVTRKRSQAVEVGSSLGANTKRPKAE; from the exons GTAAAGTCATCGCTCTGGACACCTCTGTGGTTGTGAACCAGTTCCGAGCAGCAACACCCACACTCAG CCCTCTGACAGGTCTGTTCTTCCGTACGCTCACCTTCTTGGAACACGGCATAAAGCCAGTATTTGTTTTAGATGGAAGGCCTCCGGTGGAAAAGTCAGCTGTG CTGAAGAGGAGAGCCGAGGCAGCTGGTTGGAGCAACTTCAATCCGACTGGCACAGGCACACGCACAG CATCAACCCAGACCAGGGATTGTGTGGAGCTCCTGAAGTACCTGGGTGTACCTGTCATCCAG GCTCCAGGCGATGCCGAGGCCATGTGTGCCCGGCTGGTGGCAAACGGGGTGGTGGATGCAGTGGCGTCAGAGGACATGGACACTCTACCCTTTGGGGCTAAAGTTCTTATTCGTCAGCTGAATGCTAAGAGGAACAG TGCTGTTGTTGAATACTCGTTAGCAAAGCTGTTGGAGGAACTCCACATTAGTCAGAAGGAG CTTGTTGACCTCTGTATCCTGTTGGGCTGTGACTACTGTGACAAGTTACGTGGTTTGGGTCCTAAAAGAGCTTTGACTCTGATCCAGACGCACCGCACCATTGAGAATGTGGTTCTGAACATCAATAGAGAG ATGAATATGTGTCCTCAGACCCATCCTGTACCAGAATCCTGGAAATACCAAGAAGCCAGGAACGTTTTCCTGGAGGCCCCACAAACCCAGGTCCCTGAACTAACCTGGATGGAACCAGACGAGGAGGCCCTGGTGAAGATCCTCTGTCACCTCAAACACCACAG GGAGGGGCGAATCCGCCATCGTATGAAAATGTTTCGTGAAAGCCGAGAAAGTCGgcgggagaagagggagcagcaGAATGCAGCAGGGTGTCACCGGCAGACCCGGCTGGGAGAGTTCTTCATGGTCACCAGAAAGAGAAGCCAA GCTGTGGAAGTTGGATCATCATTAGGTGCAAACACAAAGAGACCAAAAGCAGAGTAA
- the zgc:110269 gene encoding probable flap endonuclease 1 homolog isoform X2 codes for MGILKLADLIRSEAPAAVSFRDISDYAGKVIALDTSVVVNQFRAATPTLSPLTGLFFRTLTFLEHGIKPVFVLDGRPPVEKSAVLKRRAEAAGWSNFNPTGTGTRTASTQTRDCVELLKYLGVPVIQAPGDAEAMCARLVANGVVDAVASEDMDTLPFGAKVLIRQLNAKRNSAVVEYSLAKLLEELHISQKELVDLCILLGCDYCDKLRGLGPKRALTLIQTHRTIENVVLNINRETHPVPESWKYQEARNVFLEAPQTQVPELTWMEPDEEALVKILCHLKHHREGRIRHRMKMFRESRESRREKREQQNAAGCHRQTRLGEFFMVTRKRSQAVEVGSSLGANTKRPKAE; via the exons GTAAAGTCATCGCTCTGGACACCTCTGTGGTTGTGAACCAGTTCCGAGCAGCAACACCCACACTCAG CCCTCTGACAGGTCTGTTCTTCCGTACGCTCACCTTCTTGGAACACGGCATAAAGCCAGTATTTGTTTTAGATGGAAGGCCTCCGGTGGAAAAGTCAGCTGTG CTGAAGAGGAGAGCCGAGGCAGCTGGTTGGAGCAACTTCAATCCGACTGGCACAGGCACACGCACAG CATCAACCCAGACCAGGGATTGTGTGGAGCTCCTGAAGTACCTGGGTGTACCTGTCATCCAG GCTCCAGGCGATGCCGAGGCCATGTGTGCCCGGCTGGTGGCAAACGGGGTGGTGGATGCAGTGGCGTCAGAGGACATGGACACTCTACCCTTTGGGGCTAAAGTTCTTATTCGTCAGCTGAATGCTAAGAGGAACAG TGCTGTTGTTGAATACTCGTTAGCAAAGCTGTTGGAGGAACTCCACATTAGTCAGAAGGAG CTTGTTGACCTCTGTATCCTGTTGGGCTGTGACTACTGTGACAAGTTACGTGGTTTGGGTCCTAAAAGAGCTTTGACTCTGATCCAGACGCACCGCACCATTGAGAATGTGGTTCTGAACATCAATAGAGAG ACCCATCCTGTACCAGAATCCTGGAAATACCAAGAAGCCAGGAACGTTTTCCTGGAGGCCCCACAAACCCAGGTCCCTGAACTAACCTGGATGGAACCAGACGAGGAGGCCCTGGTGAAGATCCTCTGTCACCTCAAACACCACAG GGAGGGGCGAATCCGCCATCGTATGAAAATGTTTCGTGAAAGCCGAGAAAGTCGgcgggagaagagggagcagcaGAATGCAGCAGGGTGTCACCGGCAGACCCGGCTGGGAGAGTTCTTCATGGTCACCAGAAAGAGAAGCCAA GCTGTGGAAGTTGGATCATCATTAGGTGCAAACACAAAGAGACCAAAAGCAGAGTAA